A window of the Streptomyces finlayi genome harbors these coding sequences:
- a CDS encoding crotonase/enoyl-CoA hydratase family protein: MGGTEHLDVRREGATLVLTLNRPEAKNALSLPMLVGLYDGWLAADADDTVRSVVLTGAGGSFCAGMDLKALAGKGMEGERYRDRMKADPDLHWKAMLRHHRPRKPVIAAVEGHCVAGGTEILQGTDIRIAGAGATFGLFEVRRGLFPIGGSTVRLPRQIARTHALEMLLTGRAYSAGEAAGIGLIGRVVPDGTALEQALGVAEQINACGPLAVEAVKASVYETAEMTETEGLAAELTRGRPVFATDDAKEGARAFAEKRPPLYRRS, encoded by the coding sequence ATGGGCGGTACGGAACACCTGGACGTGCGGCGCGAAGGCGCCACGCTGGTGCTCACTCTGAACAGGCCGGAGGCGAAGAACGCGCTCTCGCTGCCGATGCTCGTCGGGCTGTACGACGGCTGGCTCGCGGCCGACGCGGACGACACGGTCCGCTCCGTCGTCCTCACCGGCGCGGGCGGCTCCTTCTGCGCCGGCATGGACCTCAAAGCACTCGCGGGCAAGGGGATGGAGGGCGAGCGGTACCGGGACCGGATGAAGGCCGACCCCGATCTGCACTGGAAGGCGATGCTGCGCCACCACCGCCCCCGCAAACCCGTCATCGCCGCCGTCGAGGGCCACTGCGTCGCTGGCGGCACCGAAATCCTCCAGGGCACCGACATCCGCATCGCCGGAGCGGGAGCCACCTTCGGGCTCTTCGAGGTCAGGCGCGGGCTCTTCCCCATCGGCGGTTCCACCGTGCGCCTGCCTCGCCAGATCGCCCGCACCCACGCCCTCGAGATGCTCCTCACCGGCCGCGCGTACAGCGCAGGGGAAGCCGCCGGCATCGGTCTGATCGGCAGGGTCGTCCCCGACGGCACCGCGCTGGAGCAGGCACTCGGCGTCGCCGAGCAGATCAACGCCTGCGGACCGCTCGCGGTCGAGGCGGTCAAGGCGTCGGTGTACGAGACCGCGGAGATGACCGAGACCGAAGGACTGGCCGCCGAGCTGACACGTGGCCGGCCGGTCTTCGCCACCGACGACGCCAAGGAAGGCGCCCGCGCCTTCGCCGAGAAGCGCCCGCCCCTCTACCGGCGCTCCTGA
- a CDS encoding Zn-ribbon domain-containing OB-fold protein, producing the protein MTDVLSAPLVVEFPFTRSLGPVQSAFLTGLRERTVLGVRTGRGEVLVPPVEYDPVTAEEIGDLVEVAATGTVTTWAWNPSPRRAQPLGTPFAWVLVRLDGADTALLHVLDAPGPEAVRTGMRVRIRWAQDRVGAITDIACFEPYESDRVTTDPIPHSGQFTDQVTGIVTPARLDYTYHPGRAQSAYLEALAGQHVVGERCPACRKVYVPPRGACPTCGVATDERVEVGPRGTVTTFCIVNIKAKNAAIEVPYVYAHIALDGADLALHARIGGLPYDQVRMGLRVEPVWTPGSRHPDHYRPTGEPDADYDTYKELL; encoded by the coding sequence GTGACCGACGTCCTCAGCGCCCCGCTGGTCGTCGAATTCCCCTTCACCCGCTCGCTGGGCCCCGTCCAGAGCGCCTTCCTCACCGGGCTGCGCGAACGAACCGTCCTCGGTGTCCGTACCGGCCGGGGCGAGGTCCTCGTCCCACCCGTCGAATACGACCCCGTCACCGCCGAGGAGATCGGCGACCTCGTCGAGGTCGCGGCCACCGGCACCGTGACCACCTGGGCCTGGAATCCGTCCCCCCGCCGGGCCCAGCCGCTCGGCACCCCCTTCGCCTGGGTCCTCGTGCGGCTCGACGGCGCCGACACGGCGCTGCTCCACGTCCTCGACGCACCCGGCCCCGAAGCGGTCCGCACCGGCATGCGCGTCCGGATCCGCTGGGCCCAGGACCGTGTCGGCGCCATCACGGACATCGCCTGCTTCGAACCGTACGAGAGCGACCGCGTCACCACCGACCCCATTCCGCACAGCGGGCAGTTCACGGACCAGGTCACCGGCATCGTCACCCCCGCCCGGCTCGACTACACCTACCATCCGGGCCGCGCGCAGAGCGCCTACCTCGAAGCACTGGCCGGGCAGCACGTCGTCGGTGAACGCTGCCCCGCGTGCCGGAAGGTGTACGTCCCGCCGCGTGGTGCCTGCCCCACCTGCGGGGTCGCCACCGACGAGCGGGTCGAGGTGGGGCCGCGCGGCACCGTCACGACGTTCTGCATCGTCAACATCAAGGCGAAGAACGCCGCCATCGAGGTCCCCTACGTCTACGCCCACATCGCCCTCGACGGAGCCGATCTCGCTCTGCACGCACGGATCGGGGGCCTCCCCTACGACCAGGTGCGCATGGGGCTGCGCGTCGAACCCGTCTGGACGCCGGGCAGCCGCCACCCCGACCACTACCGGCCGACCGGCGAGCCCGATGCCGACTACGACACGTACAAGGAGCTGCTGTAG
- the paaK gene encoding phenylacetate--CoA ligase PaaK, translating to MSALLDASERLGRDELEALQLERLRTTLRHAYDNVGFYRDAFDRAGLRPEDCRTLADLARFPFTAKADLRDHYPFGMFAVPENQVRRIHASSGTTGRPTVVGYTERDLDTWADVVARSIRAAGGRPGHKVHVAYGYGLFTGGLGAHYGAERLGCTVIPASGGMTARQVQLIQDFRPEIIMITPSYMLTLLDEFERQGVDPRTTSLKIGIFGAEPWTEAMRREIEDRFAIDAVDIYGLSEVMGPGVAQECVETKDGLHIWEDHFFPEVVDPFTGEVLPDGEEGELVFTSLTKEAMPVIRYRTRDLTRLLPGTARVFRRMEKVTGRSDDMVILRGVNLFPTQIEEIVLRTPSVAPHFQLRLTREGRLDALTVRAEARPGAGPEQRTAAAAAIAAAVKDGIGVSVGVEIVEPESLERSVGKLKRIVDER from the coding sequence ATGTCGGCACTGCTGGACGCCTCGGAACGACTCGGCCGCGACGAGCTGGAGGCGTTGCAGCTCGAGCGGCTCAGGACGACGCTGCGCCATGCGTACGACAACGTCGGCTTCTACCGGGACGCCTTCGACAGGGCGGGCCTGCGCCCCGAGGACTGCCGTACGCTCGCCGACCTCGCCCGCTTCCCCTTCACCGCCAAGGCCGATCTTCGCGACCACTACCCTTTCGGCATGTTCGCCGTGCCCGAGAACCAGGTGCGGCGCATCCACGCCTCCAGCGGAACCACCGGACGGCCCACGGTCGTGGGGTACACCGAACGGGATCTGGACACCTGGGCGGATGTGGTCGCCCGCTCGATCAGGGCCGCCGGGGGCCGGCCCGGCCACAAGGTGCATGTGGCGTACGGCTACGGCCTGTTCACCGGCGGACTCGGTGCGCACTACGGGGCGGAGCGCCTCGGCTGCACGGTGATCCCCGCGTCCGGCGGGATGACGGCCCGCCAGGTTCAGCTGATCCAGGACTTCCGGCCGGAGATCATCATGATCACGCCGTCGTACATGCTGACGCTCCTCGACGAGTTCGAGCGGCAGGGCGTCGACCCGCGTACGACGTCGCTGAAGATCGGTATCTTCGGCGCCGAGCCGTGGACGGAGGCCATGCGCCGCGAGATCGAGGACCGCTTCGCGATCGACGCCGTCGACATATACGGGCTGTCCGAGGTGATGGGCCCCGGGGTCGCTCAGGAGTGCGTGGAGACCAAGGACGGGCTCCACATCTGGGAGGACCACTTCTTCCCGGAGGTCGTCGACCCGTTCACCGGTGAGGTGCTGCCGGACGGCGAGGAGGGCGAACTGGTCTTCACCTCGCTCACCAAGGAGGCCATGCCGGTGATCCGCTACCGGACGCGGGATCTGACGCGCTTGCTGCCGGGCACCGCACGGGTCTTCCGGCGCATGGAGAAGGTCACCGGGCGCAGCGACGACATGGTGATCCTGCGCGGGGTGAACCTCTTCCCGACGCAGATCGAGGAGATCGTGCTGCGTACGCCTTCGGTGGCGCCCCATTTCCAGTTGCGGCTGACCCGTGAGGGGCGGCTGGACGCGCTGACGGTCCGTGCGGAGGCGCGGCCCGGCGCGGGTCCGGAGCAGCGGACGGCCGCCGCGGCGGCGATCGCGGCGGCGGTGAAGGACGGCATCGGGGTGTCCGTCGGGGTCGAGATCGTCGAACCCGAGTCGCTGGAACGGTCCGTGGGCAAGCTGAAGCGGATCGTGGACGAGCGGTGA
- a CDS encoding TetR/AcrR family transcriptional regulator, which translates to MERAEVRTGLLDAAEALFYERGVQAVPMDEIRAAAGLPLKRLYGLYPSKSALVKACLERRDTRWRGRLRAHADAAPTPEGRILAVFDWLHQWFCEPGFRGCAFVNAFGELGAVDSSVATVARAHKLAFRDYVAGLVIASGRPAASADAFFLLAEGAITTAAVSGTPEAGRRAREAAVLLLAATASA; encoded by the coding sequence ATGGAGCGCGCCGAGGTCCGGACCGGGCTGCTCGACGCCGCGGAGGCGCTGTTCTACGAACGGGGCGTCCAGGCCGTCCCGATGGACGAGATCCGGGCCGCGGCCGGCCTCCCGCTCAAGCGTCTCTACGGGCTCTACCCATCCAAATCGGCTCTGGTGAAGGCCTGTCTGGAACGAAGGGACACCCGGTGGCGAGGCCGCCTCCGCGCACACGCGGATGCCGCCCCCACCCCGGAAGGCAGGATTCTGGCGGTGTTCGACTGGCTCCATCAGTGGTTCTGCGAGCCGGGCTTCCGCGGCTGCGCCTTCGTCAACGCCTTCGGTGAACTGGGCGCCGTCGACTCGTCCGTCGCCACCGTCGCCCGTGCCCACAAGCTCGCCTTCCGGGACTACGTGGCAGGGCTCGTCATCGCCTCGGGCCGTCCCGCAGCGAGCGCGGACGCCTTCTTCCTGCTCGCTGAGGGCGCCATCACCACCGCCGCGGTCTCCGGTACGCCCGAAGCCGGGCGCCGGGCCCGGGAAGCGGCCGTACTGCTCCTCGCGGCCACCGCCTCCGCCTGA
- a CDS encoding acyl-CoA synthetase, translating to MNQTPNGFWAQATDDPGRTVLVAPGGERWTAGRLHAAANRMVHGLRAAGLRRGDAFAAVLPNGAEFFTAYLAATQAGFYLVPVNHHLVGAEIAWIVSDSGAKVLIAHERFAAAASAAADEAGLPASHRFAVGGPDGFRPYDELLDGQPDTPPDDRTLGWVMNYTSGTTGRPRGIRRPLAGRLPEESHLGGFLAIFGIRPFDDNVHLVCSPLYHTAVLQFAGASLHIGHPLVLMDKWAPKEMLRAIDAHRCTHTHMVPTQFHRLLALPAEVRERYDVSSMRHAIHGAAPCPDHVKRAMIGWWGRCVEEYYAASEGGGAFATAEEWLKKPGTVGRAWPISELAVFDDDANRLPAGELGTVYMKMSTGGFSYHRDETKTAKNRIGDFFTVGDLGILDEDGYLFLRDRKIDMIISGGVNIYPAEIEAALLTHPAVADAAAFGIPHTDWGEEVKAVVEPAEGQEPGDALAAEILSHCEGQLAGYKRPRSIDFITAMPRDPNGKLYKRRLREPYWEGHARAM from the coding sequence GTGAACCAGACCCCCAACGGCTTCTGGGCCCAGGCCACGGACGACCCCGGCCGTACGGTCCTCGTCGCGCCCGGCGGCGAACGGTGGACCGCGGGCCGCCTGCACGCCGCCGCCAACCGGATGGTGCACGGGCTGCGCGCGGCCGGGCTGCGCCGGGGCGACGCCTTCGCCGCGGTGCTGCCCAACGGCGCCGAGTTCTTCACCGCCTACCTGGCCGCCACCCAGGCCGGCTTCTACCTCGTCCCCGTCAACCACCACCTCGTCGGCGCGGAGATCGCCTGGATCGTCTCCGACTCCGGGGCGAAGGTCCTCATCGCCCACGAGCGCTTCGCCGCCGCCGCGTCCGCCGCCGCCGACGAGGCCGGACTCCCGGCGAGCCACCGCTTCGCCGTCGGCGGCCCCGACGGATTCCGCCCGTACGACGAACTGCTCGACGGACAGCCGGACACCCCGCCCGACGACCGCACCCTGGGCTGGGTCATGAACTACACCTCCGGCACCACGGGCCGCCCGCGCGGCATCCGCAGACCGCTCGCCGGCAGGCTCCCCGAGGAGAGCCATCTCGGCGGCTTCCTCGCCATCTTCGGTATCAGGCCCTTCGACGACAACGTCCACCTGGTCTGCTCACCGCTCTACCACACGGCCGTGCTCCAGTTCGCGGGCGCTTCCCTGCACATCGGCCACCCACTCGTCCTGATGGACAAGTGGGCCCCGAAGGAGATGCTGCGCGCCATCGACGCCCACCGCTGCACCCACACCCACATGGTCCCGACCCAGTTCCACCGGCTGCTCGCCCTCCCCGCCGAGGTGCGGGAGCGGTACGACGTGTCGTCGATGCGGCACGCCATCCATGGCGCGGCCCCCTGCCCCGATCACGTCAAGCGCGCCATGATCGGCTGGTGGGGCCGGTGCGTCGAGGAGTACTACGCGGCGAGCGAGGGCGGTGGCGCGTTCGCCACGGCCGAGGAGTGGCTGAAGAAGCCGGGCACGGTAGGCAGGGCCTGGCCCATCAGCGAGCTCGCCGTCTTCGACGACGACGCCAACCGCCTTCCGGCGGGCGAACTCGGCACGGTCTACATGAAGATGAGCACGGGCGGCTTCAGCTACCACAGGGACGAGACCAAGACCGCGAAGAACCGCATCGGCGACTTCTTCACCGTCGGCGACCTCGGCATCCTCGACGAGGACGGCTACCTCTTCCTCCGCGACCGCAAGATCGACATGATCATCTCGGGCGGAGTCAACATCTATCCGGCGGAGATCGAGGCGGCCCTCCTCACCCACCCGGCCGTCGCCGACGCGGCGGCCTTCGGCATCCCGCACACCGACTGGGGCGAGGAGGTCAAGGCGGTCGTCGAGCCGGCCGAGGGACAGGAACCCGGCGACGCACTCGCCGCCGAGATCCTCAGCCACTGCGAAGGGCAGCTCGCCGGATACAAGCGCCCCAGGAGCATCGACTTCATCACGGCGATGCCCCGCGACCCCAACGGGAAGCTCTACAAGCGCCGCCTGCGCGAGCCGTACTGGGAGGGGCACGCACGCGCCATGTGA
- a CDS encoding acyl-CoA synthetase, whose protein sequence is MEYNLADLFESVVDAVPEREALVYLDHPGTGAERRLSYARLDTAANRIAHHLLDAGIRPGEHLGLHLYNGVEYLQTVLACLKARIVPVNVNYRYVEEELVYLYRDADLAALVFDAEFDERVTAAAPQAPKLRHLVRVGGPAADSPGPRGAVPFTDAEAAGSPGRGFAPRSADDLFIIYTGGTTGMPKGVMWRQEDLFFSGLGGGAPTGEPVKTPQELAERVAAGGDGITFFPAPPLMHGTSTLTAFIGFNFGQRVVIHRKFAPEEVLRTIEKEKVTSVSLVGDAMLRPLIDALKGPLKGVDCSSMFSVSSSGAIMSESVRAEFQSLVPTVLLLNNFGSSESGFNGTATADSGPERGFRVQVNSRTAVVDPVTYEPVEPGEPGRMAQRGHVPLGYYNDPAKTAETFFRKGQERWVLLGDMATVDEEGVVTVLGRGSQCINTGGEKVYPEEVEQALKSHPDVYDALVAGVPDARWGNRVAAVLQLRSGAVELSLDAVQDHCRTRLAGYKIPRSVVLADRIRRSPSGKADYRWAKAVAARD, encoded by the coding sequence GTGGAGTACAACCTTGCCGACCTGTTCGAGTCGGTCGTCGACGCCGTCCCGGAGCGGGAGGCGCTCGTCTACCTCGACCATCCCGGTACGGGCGCCGAGCGCCGTCTCAGCTACGCCCGCCTGGACACGGCCGCCAACCGGATCGCCCACCATCTGCTCGACGCGGGCATCCGCCCCGGCGAGCACCTGGGCCTGCACCTCTACAACGGCGTCGAGTACCTCCAGACCGTGCTGGCCTGCCTCAAGGCCCGCATCGTGCCGGTGAACGTGAACTACCGCTACGTCGAGGAGGAGCTGGTCTACCTCTACCGTGACGCCGATCTGGCGGCGCTGGTCTTCGACGCCGAGTTCGACGAGCGGGTGACGGCCGCCGCTCCGCAGGCGCCGAAACTACGCCATCTCGTTCGGGTCGGGGGGCCGGCGGCGGACAGTCCGGGACCCCGGGGCGCCGTGCCGTTCACCGACGCGGAAGCGGCCGGCTCCCCCGGCCGCGGCTTCGCGCCGCGGTCGGCCGACGACCTGTTCATCATCTACACCGGCGGCACCACGGGCATGCCGAAGGGGGTGATGTGGCGCCAGGAGGATCTCTTCTTCTCCGGGCTCGGAGGCGGCGCCCCTACGGGTGAGCCGGTGAAGACCCCGCAGGAGCTGGCCGAGCGGGTGGCCGCGGGTGGTGACGGCATCACCTTCTTCCCCGCTCCCCCGCTGATGCACGGCACCTCCACCCTCACCGCGTTCATCGGCTTCAACTTCGGCCAGCGTGTCGTCATCCACCGCAAGTTCGCACCGGAGGAGGTGCTCAGGACCATCGAGAAGGAGAAGGTCACGAGCGTGTCCCTGGTCGGTGACGCGATGCTGCGCCCGTTGATCGACGCGCTCAAGGGGCCGCTGAAGGGTGTCGACTGCTCGTCGATGTTCTCCGTCTCGAGTTCGGGCGCGATCATGTCGGAGTCGGTGCGCGCGGAGTTCCAGTCACTCGTGCCGACGGTGCTGCTGCTCAACAACTTCGGTTCCTCGGAGTCCGGCTTCAACGGCACGGCGACGGCCGACTCGGGGCCGGAGCGGGGCTTTCGCGTCCAGGTCAACTCCCGTACAGCGGTGGTCGATCCGGTGACGTACGAGCCGGTGGAGCCCGGCGAGCCGGGGCGGATGGCCCAGCGTGGTCACGTACCGCTCGGCTACTACAACGATCCGGCCAAGACGGCCGAGACCTTCTTCCGGAAGGGCCAGGAACGCTGGGTACTGCTCGGCGACATGGCGACCGTCGACGAGGAGGGCGTCGTCACCGTCCTCGGGCGCGGGTCGCAGTGCATCAACACCGGTGGCGAGAAGGTCTATCCGGAGGAGGTCGAGCAGGCCCTGAAGTCCCATCCGGATGTGTACGACGCACTCGTCGCCGGAGTGCCCGATGCCCGGTGGGGCAATCGTGTCGCGGCCGTGCTGCAACTGCGGTCGGGAGCGGTCGAGTTGAGCCTGGACGCCGTGCAGGACCACTGTCGTACACGGCTGGCCGGATACAAGATTCCCCGCAGCGTCGTGCTCGCCGACCGTATACGGCGGTCTCCGAGCGGCAAGGCCGACTACCGGTGGGCGAAGGCGGTCGCGGCTCGGGACTGA
- a CDS encoding acyl-CoA synthetase, producing the protein MTGVRSSTVDGVVTRSARRTPERTAVRYADRSWTYAALDTAISTAAAVLTGEHGLRPGDRVAAYAHNSDLCLIGYLACARAGLVHVPVNQNLTGDDLTYILDQSGSALVLTDPDLAERLPAARPVRALRDAPDSLLDRLSTPLPFTPEREPVADDLVQLLYTSGTTALPKGAMMTHGALVHEYMSAVTALGLAATDRPVHSLPLYHSAQMHVFLLPYLAVGAENIILDAPDAGRIFDLVEAGQADSLFAPPTVWIGLANRPDFATRDLGALRKAYYGASIMPVPVLERLRERLPGLAFYNCFGQSEIGPLATVLGPDEHEGRMDSCGRPVLFVEARVVDEDGKEVPDGTAGEVVYRSPQLCQGYWDKPEETAEAFRDGWFHSGDLAVRDTEGFYTVVDRVKDVINSGGVLVASRQVEDALYTHPAVAEAAVVGLPDDRWIEAVTAVVVLRGEATEGELIAHAREKLAHFKAPKKVLFVDELPRNASGKILKRALRDRFTGETGETGETGETGVV; encoded by the coding sequence ATGACAGGTGTACGCAGCAGCACAGTCGACGGCGTCGTGACCCGCAGTGCACGGCGCACCCCCGAACGCACCGCCGTACGGTACGCGGACCGGAGCTGGACCTATGCGGCACTGGACACGGCGATCAGCACCGCCGCCGCCGTCCTCACCGGCGAACACGGCCTGCGCCCGGGTGACCGCGTCGCCGCGTACGCGCACAACTCCGACCTCTGCCTGATCGGCTACCTCGCCTGTGCGCGGGCCGGGCTCGTACACGTCCCCGTCAACCAGAACCTCACCGGTGACGACCTGACGTACATCCTCGACCAGTCAGGCAGCGCGCTGGTCCTGACCGACCCGGACCTCGCCGAGCGGCTCCCGGCCGCCCGCCCCGTACGCGCGCTGCGCGACGCACCGGACTCGCTCCTGGACCGGCTGAGTACGCCCCTTCCGTTCACGCCCGAGCGGGAGCCCGTCGCCGACGACCTGGTCCAGCTGCTCTACACCTCGGGCACCACCGCCCTGCCCAAGGGGGCGATGATGACGCACGGCGCGCTGGTACACGAGTACATGAGTGCCGTCACCGCTCTCGGACTCGCCGCCACGGACCGGCCGGTGCACTCGCTGCCGCTCTACCACTCGGCGCAGATGCACGTGTTCCTGCTGCCGTACCTCGCCGTCGGCGCCGAGAACATCATCCTCGACGCCCCGGACGCGGGCCGGATCTTCGACCTGGTGGAGGCCGGGCAGGCGGACAGCCTCTTCGCCCCGCCCACCGTCTGGATCGGCCTGGCCAACCGCCCGGACTTCGCCACCCGCGACCTCGGCGCACTCCGCAAGGCGTACTACGGGGCCTCGATCATGCCGGTGCCCGTCCTGGAGCGGCTCAGGGAACGGCTGCCCGGCCTCGCGTTCTACAACTGCTTCGGCCAGAGCGAGATCGGCCCGCTCGCCACCGTCCTCGGCCCCGACGAACACGAGGGGCGGATGGACTCCTGCGGCAGGCCGGTGCTCTTCGTCGAGGCGCGGGTGGTCGACGAGGACGGCAAGGAGGTCCCCGACGGGACGGCGGGCGAGGTCGTCTACCGCTCCCCGCAGCTGTGCCAGGGCTACTGGGACAAGCCGGAGGAGACCGCGGAGGCGTTCCGCGACGGCTGGTTCCACTCCGGCGACCTCGCGGTGCGCGACACCGAGGGCTTTTACACGGTCGTCGACCGGGTGAAGGACGTCATCAACTCCGGCGGGGTGCTGGTCGCCTCCCGACAGGTCGAGGACGCGCTCTACACCCATCCCGCCGTCGCCGAGGCGGCGGTCGTCGGGCTGCCCGACGACCGTTGGATCGAGGCCGTCACCGCCGTCGTCGTCCTGCGGGGCGAGGCGACCGAGGGCGAACTGATCGCCCACGCCCGCGAGAAGCTCGCCCACTTCAAGGCCCCGAAGAAGGTCCTGTTCGTGGACGAGCTCCCGCGCAACGCCAGCGGAAAGATCCTCAAGAGGGCACTGCGCGACCGGTTCACCGGAGAAACCGGAGAAACCGGAGAAACCGGAGAAACCGGCGTCGTCTAG
- a CDS encoding nuclear transport factor 2 family protein — translation MSTRPPLPPFTRTSAAEKVRLAEDGWNSRDPAKVALAYTVDSRWRNRSEWATGREEIVALLTRKWKRELGYRLIKELWAYDEERIAVRFAYEWHDRAGHWHRSFGNENWEFDGNGLMRVRHASINDVRIEESERRYHWPQGRRPDGHPGLTALGF, via the coding sequence ATGAGCACACGACCGCCCCTCCCTCCCTTCACCCGGACATCCGCGGCCGAGAAGGTCCGCCTGGCCGAGGACGGCTGGAATTCGAGGGACCCGGCGAAGGTGGCCCTCGCCTACACCGTGGATTCCCGCTGGCGCAACCGCTCCGAATGGGCCACCGGCCGCGAGGAGATCGTCGCCCTGCTCACCCGGAAGTGGAAGCGGGAGCTCGGCTACCGGCTCATCAAGGAGCTGTGGGCGTACGACGAGGAGCGGATCGCGGTGCGCTTCGCGTACGAATGGCACGACCGGGCGGGCCACTGGCACCGTTCCTTCGGCAACGAGAACTGGGAGTTCGACGGGAACGGGCTGATGCGGGTGCGCCACGCGAGCATCAACGACGTACGCATCGAGGAATCGGAACGCCGCTACCACTGGCCGCAGGGCCGTCGCCCTGACGGCCACCCGGGCCTCACGGCACTCGGCTTCTGA
- a CDS encoding alpha/beta fold hydrolase, translating to MPIFHAYDGTALAYHLMGEGNPKDRTLICLPGGPMRASAYLGDLGGLAAGRRLVLLDLRGTGDSVAPADPSTYRCDRLVEDIEALREHLGHQRIDLLAHSAAGNLAVLYAARHPQRLRTLVLVAPGTRAAGVDVTEQDRIEAAGLRSREPWYAEARAALDEIAAGRPAGDVRPAVEPVAYGRWDEAARTHATSAAGQTNRAAQRAFHGEGAFDPASTVAALREVAAPVLVLAGEHDGCPSPDRATELAALFPHGEFVVQRGAGHYPWIDGPGAFIRTVTAFLDPGVRSVQAGGIRLAYRVLGDPAAPPVVLVHGRGGSSRDWTLVAERLAGEHRVYALDFRGHGLSDWPGRYSFELFRDDLHAFLEARNLAGATVVGHSMGGVAACLLAEREPGLIGRLVLEDAPLLRPLDPPRPAAERPDGPMEFDWPVVPSIDAQLNEPDPAGRERLGEITAPTLVIGGARSHIDQEQLAWMAERIPGARFVTIDAGHLVHAARPEEFLSALRSFGTA from the coding sequence ATGCCGATCTTCCACGCGTACGACGGGACCGCCCTCGCCTACCACCTCATGGGGGAGGGCAACCCGAAGGACCGCACCCTGATCTGCCTGCCCGGCGGGCCGATGCGGGCGAGCGCCTACCTCGGGGATCTCGGGGGTCTCGCGGCCGGCCGCCGGCTCGTCCTGCTCGATCTGCGGGGCACCGGTGACTCCGTGGCTCCGGCCGACCCGTCGACGTACCGTTGCGACCGGCTCGTCGAAGACATCGAAGCCCTGCGCGAACACCTGGGCCACCAGCGGATCGATCTGCTGGCCCACTCCGCTGCCGGGAACCTCGCCGTGCTCTACGCGGCCAGGCACCCGCAGCGCCTGCGCACCCTCGTGCTCGTCGCTCCCGGCACGCGCGCCGCCGGTGTCGACGTGACCGAGCAGGACCGGATCGAGGCGGCCGGACTGCGGAGCCGCGAGCCCTGGTACGCGGAGGCGCGCGCCGCACTCGACGAGATCGCGGCGGGGCGGCCGGCGGGCGACGTGCGGCCGGCCGTCGAACCGGTCGCGTACGGACGCTGGGACGAGGCGGCCAGGACCCATGCCACGTCGGCCGCGGGGCAGACCAACCGTGCGGCGCAGCGGGCTTTCCACGGGGAGGGAGCCTTCGATCCGGCGTCCACGGTCGCCGCCCTGCGGGAGGTGGCAGCGCCGGTCCTCGTCCTCGCGGGGGAGCACGACGGATGTCCGAGCCCCGACCGGGCCACGGAACTCGCGGCCCTCTTCCCGCACGGTGAGTTCGTCGTGCAGCGGGGCGCCGGCCACTACCCGTGGATCGACGGCCCGGGCGCCTTCATCCGCACCGTCACCGCGTTCCTCGACCCCGGCGTACGCAGTGTGCAGGCCGGTGGCATCCGGCTCGCGTACCGCGTCCTGGGGGACCCGGCCGCCCCGCCGGTCGTGCTCGTCCACGGGCGGGGCGGCAGCAGCCGCGACTGGACCCTCGTCGCCGAACGGCTCGCCGGGGAGCACCGGGTGTACGCGCTCGACTTCCGGGGGCACGGCCTCAGCGACTGGCCGGGCCGGTACTCCTTCGAGCTGTTCCGCGACGACCTCCACGCCTTCCTGGAGGCCCGCAACCTCGCGGGAGCCACCGTCGTCGGACACTCGATGGGCGGCGTGGCGGCCTGCCTGCTCGCCGAGCGCGAACCGGGGCTGATCGGCAGGCTCGTCCTGGAGGACGCCCCGCTGCTCCGTCCGCTGGACCCGCCCCGGCCCGCCGCGGAACGCCCGGACGGGCCAATGGAATTCGACTGGCCCGTCGTGCCGTCCATCGACGCCCAGCTCAACGAACCCGACCCGGCGGGCCGCGAGCGCCTCGGCGAGATCACCGCGCCGACCCTCGTCATCGGCGGCGCCCGAAGTCATATCGACCAGGAGCAGCTCGCCTGGATGGCGGAGCGGATACCCGGCGCCCGTTTCGTCACCATCGACGCCGGGCACCTCGTACACGCCGCCCGGCCGGAGGAATTCCTCTCGGCACTCCGGTCCTTCGGCACGGCGTGA